A genomic region of Aspergillus oryzae RIB40 DNA, chromosome 1 contains the following coding sequences:
- a CDS encoding sulfotransferase family protein (predicted protein): MCNALEILGLPCWHSTQFMSTRFGDIEMWQEAVDRKFFGAGLKFGRQEFDQLLHDFGAVSSDTPAIAFADDLIEAYPEAKVVLVERDVDSWYESWMNTVIKNTYDPFVTVVYHIDRFFTRPIARIHITTFQGWLGISNPEDARLKSKAKYRQHYELVRRITPMDRLLEYKLSDGWEPLCEFLGKPVPDQPFPHLNEKKWVDEKLQLLLSQGMKRLAYKVFLYFLAPLALAGLMCFVM, translated from the coding sequence ATGTGCAATGCACTCGAGATTCTTGGCCTACCATGCTGGCACTCCACACAGTTCATGTCGACGCGATTTGGTGACATCGAGATGTGGCAGGAGGCAGTAGATCGAAAGTTCTTCGGAGCAGGACTCAAATTCGGGCGCCAGGAGTTCGACCAGCTGCTGCATGACTTTGGGGCCGTCTCGTCCGACACCCCGGCTATTGCGTTCGCTGACGACCTGATCGAAGCGTACCCGGAGGCAAAGGTCGTGCTGGTCGAGAGAGACGTCGACTCGTGGTATGAGAGCTGGATGAATACAGTGATTAAAAATACTTACGACCCGTTTGTCACGGTCGTCTATCACATTGATCGCTTCTTCACGCGTCCGATTGCGAGAATCCATATAACGACCTTCCAGGGTTGGTTGGGAATATCTAATCCCGAGGATGCCCGTCTCAAGAGTAAAGCCAAGTATAGACAACACTACGAGCTCGTCCGGCGCATAACTCCCATGGACAGACTCCTAGAGTATAAACTCTCGGATGGATGGGAACCGCTGTGTGAGTTTCTAGGGAAGCCGGTGCCGGACCAGCCTTTTCCCCATCTTaatgagaagaaatgggTCGACGAGAAACTCCAGCTCCTGCTCTCACAGGGAATGAAACGTTTGGCGTACAAGGtttttctttacttcctGGCTCCGCTGGCTTTAGCTGGGCTTATGTGCTTCGTGATGTAA
- a CDS encoding uncharacterized protein (synaptic vesicle transporter SVOP and related transporters (major facilitator superfamily)) — protein sequence MVAPALTNMAADLGIGNVVVPQLTFTIFMLAYAIGPLLPGLLSETIGRSPVLLASNVFYLPRTLGLARNKAELIAFKFLAGVGGSAPLAVGAGVISDLWAPGERGQAVGIYSLAPLLGPVIGPLTGGWITERTTWRWMFYSTSMAASVVGVVGCVFIRETYTPVLLKQRQHHVSCEETSGSNTSESLATRLRLASFRPLQFFVTEYIVMVVAIYMAAVFGVFPGIGALNYISLGLGYVLGSQINACI from the exons ATGGTTGCACCAGCACTCACGAACATGGCAGCGGATCTTGGCATCGGAAATGTCGTAGTCCCTCAGCTCACATTCACAATCTTTATGCTCGCATACGCCATTGGGCCACTACTTCCCGGTCTCTTATCTGAAACTATTGGACGGTCGCCGGTTCTGCTAGCATCGAACGTGTTCTATTTGCCCAGGACTCTAG GACTGGCAAGAAACAAGGCAGAATTGATTGCTTTTAAATTTCTGGCAGGAGTCGGTGGAAGTGCACCATTGGCCGTGGGCGCTGGTGTGATCAG CGATCTCTGGGCTCCAGGAGAGCGCGGACAGGCGGTCGGTATATATAGCCTTGCGCCACTCTTGGGTCCCGTCATCGGGCCCCTTACCGGTGGTTGGATTACTGAGCGTACAACATGGCGATGGATGTTTTATTCCACGAGCATGGCCGCAAGTGTTGTCGGAGTCGTCGGCTGTGTCTTCATACGCGAGACATATACACCAGTCTTGCTCAAACAGAGACAACACCACGTATCCTGCGAAGAAACGTCAGGTAGTAATACTAGCGAGTCTCTGGCGACACGGTTACGATTGGCATCTTTTCGCCCCTTACAATTCTTTGTTACAGAATATATCGTTATGGTGGTTGCCATTTACATGGCTGCAGTCTTTGGGGTATT CCCTGGCATTGGTGCTCTAAACTACATCtctcttggccttggctaTGTACTCGGCTCCCAGATCAACGCTTGTATTTGA
- a CDS encoding dienelactone hydrolase family protein (predicted hydrolase related to dienelactone hydrolase), with the protein MSFSKCCIQGFSWQGTPTGRTDKLSNNDVYITGDKADVAILFIADLFGWTFPNVRLIADHYAREVGATVFVPDFFGGEVLDFDLVAAEKFDQIDLPGFIGRNGRDQRESEIFDCARALKQELGYKKVGAVGYCYGGWASFRLGAKEHASAPLVDCIAVGHPSLLTKKDIDEVAVPVQMLAPEIDQAYPLELKLHTFETLQRLNVPFDYQHFPGVVHACFVRGDENKPGERAAMERGKNAVVGWLRQFLKDT; encoded by the coding sequence ATGTCATTCTCAAAGTGCTGCATCCAAGGCTTCTCATGGCAAGGCACACCGACGGGGCGCACCGATAAACTATCCAACAACGATGTCTACATCACGGGCGACAAAGCCGACGTGGCGATCCTGTTCATCGCCGACCTCTTTGGCTGGACATTCCCCAACGTCCGCCTCATTGCAGACCACTATGCCCGCGAAGTCGGCGCAACAGTCTTCGTGcccgacttcttcggcgggGAGGTTCTAGATTTCGATCTCGTTGCCGCAGAGAAATTCGATCAGATCGATCTGCCCGGGTTCATTGGGCGCAATGGTCGGGATCAGCGCGAGTCGGAGATTTTCGACTGTGCACGCGCTCTGAAGCAGGAACTGGGGTATAAGAAAGTCGGGGCTGTAGGATACTGCTACGGCGGATGGGCATCATTTCGCCTCGGCGCAAAGGAACATGCATCTGCGCCGTTGGTGGATTGTATCGCCGTCGGTCATCCGTCTCTGCTCACGAAGAAGGACATCGATGAAGTGGCTGTTCCCGTGCAAATGCTGGCGCCGGAGATTGATCAGGCGTATCCGTTGGAGCTGAAGTTGCATACCTTTGAGACGCTGCAGCGGTTGAATGTGCCGTTTGATTATCAGCATTTCCCCGGCGTCGTGCATGCGTGCTTTGTGCGTGGCGATGAGAATAAGCCAGGTGAGCGGGCGGCGAtggagagagggaagaatgCGGTTGTTGGGTGGCTCCGACAGTTTTTGAAAGACACCTGA
- a CDS encoding uncharacterized protein (predicted protein): MGNESGGYARNRRESDLHHARGVFEINCGNLRRAWAVYRRAMTVAQLMGLHRSPMPPLKRLDPGLDAKPEFMWFRIVYMDRYLSLLLGLPQGTTDKNMGMMSTLRHEPPLGRFERLLTIIASRILERNERTFVTSDYTTTQSIDAELLRVSESMPTSFWRPPNFQNLTPGSPDTLLETVRLGAQVYYYGLLIQLHLPYMVQISDNTHQGYSKITCVNASREIMTRYITHRSFNPVSSCSRPVDFFTLLAAMTLLLAHLNEHSHPEAISLFAHQRLNDRGLLDQALETMDIISNMKKDIIAERSAELIRRLLEIEADTAEGKTYITGSLAGDDIEENRKQGEELRLHIPHVGVIKVARGRPVSRQPSDGNTAACTHMSHGELESCVTWNDAIGPSPTSKHSLSNMHDVAPGSVLSLDLAESESLSEHLRSPRYEPSILQNTGFGQDGIALQLPVGHPPTAAGVDDWAFQGVDMAFFDSLMRETSSVDNGRLGQ; this comes from the coding sequence ATGGGTAACGAGTCAGGAGGATATGCACGGAACCGTCGAGAGTCTGATTTGCATCATGCTAGAGGTGTTTTTGAGATAAACTGTGGCAATCTCCGACGGGCTTGGGCCGTTTATCGCAGGGCAATGACAGTCGCGCAGTTGATGGGTCTCCACCGCTCTCCCATGCCACCACTGAAACGCCTCGACCCAGGGCTGGATGCGAAGCCAGAATTCATGTGGTTTCGCATTGTTTATATGGATCGTTATCTCAGCTTGCTACTTGGTTTACCTCAGGGCACAACCGATAAGAATATGGGCATGATGTCCACTCTACGGCACGAACCACCGCTGGGCAGATTCGAGCGACTTCTCACAATCATTGCGTCTCGGATATTGGAACGAAACGAACGTACCTTTGTCACGAGCGACTATACAACAACACAATCAATCGACGCTGAGCTACTGCGAGTGTCGGAGAGTATGCCGACAAGCTTCTGGCGGCCGCCAAACTTTCAAAACCTCACGCCAGGATCTCCAGATACCCTTTTGGAGACAGTCCGCCTCGGAGCCCAGGTCTATTACTACGGCCTTCTGATTCAGCTCCATCTTCCGTATATGGTACAAATCAGTGATAATACCCATCAGGGATACTCCAAGATTACTTGCGTCAATGCTAGTCGCGAGATCATGACGCGCTACATTACTCACCGAAGCTTCAACCCCGTGTCATCCTGCTCGCGGCCGGTGGACTTCTTTACTCTCCTAGCGGCAATGACGCTCCTACTTGCACATCTCAACGAGCATAGCCATCCAGAAGCGATCAGCCTCTTCGCTCACCAGCGTTTGAACGACCGTGGCTTGCTAGATCAAGCCCTGGAGACCATGGATATAATTAGTAACATGAAAAAGGACATTATAGCCGAAAGGAGCGCCGAGCTGATCCGACGATTACTCGAGATCGAGGCAGACACAGCAGAAGGCAAGACCTACATCACGGGGAGCTTGGCAGgcgatgatattgaggagAACAGGAAGCAAGGCGAAGAGCTCCGTTTGCATATCCCACATGTTGGCGTGATCAAGGTTGCTCGTGGCCGCCCTGTTAGCCGACAGCCATCGGATGGGAATACGGCAGCCTGCACACATATGTCTCACGGCGAGCTTGAATCATGCGTCACTTGGAATGATGCAATCGGGCCGTCGCCTACGAGCAAACATTCCCTTAGTAATATGCACGATGTGGCTCCAGGATCCGTACTTTCGCTCGACCTGGCAGAGTCGGAGTCACTGAGCGAGCATTTACGCTCACCTAGGTATGAGCCGTCTATTCTGCAAAACACCGGCTTTGGTCAAGATGGAATTGCTCTGCAGCTGCCGGTGGGACATCCCCCAACCGCGGCCGGTGTAGATGACTGGGCTTTCCAAGGTGTCGACATGGCGTTCTTCGATAGCCTGATGAGAGAGACATCCAGCGTGGATAACGGCAGGTTGGGGCAGTAA
- a CDS encoding class I SAM-dependent methyltransferase (predicted protein) gives MDPLQFDKIGHRYNDVTNLPSVWLLEDILKSQIGPIQGLDVLDLACGNGYWSRRSIDWGAKKVVGVDISKVMVDNAQLQARAEDPSEFHVVDCIAPFNMGAFDLVLGIWLLNYAKDKTELLTMWQNIFHSLKPGGRFVGVIPNYEILQTTACGQEYHFGGVTYKVLERITEGTRIQVILDTTDPIASICYMLEPGLHEECAAQAGFSNLRWEPLPSELDVDLGPLFFQIVTASC, from the coding sequence ATGGATCCTCTCCAGTTTGACAAGATCGGACACCGCTACAACGATGTGACCAATCTTCCTAGCGTATGGCTACTAGAGGACATCCTTAAAAGCCAAATCGGTCCGATTCAAGGTCTCGACGTGCTTGACCTAGCCTGCGGAAACGGGTATTGGTCCAGGAGAAGCATTGATTGGGGAGcgaagaaggttgttggCGTGGATATCTCCAAGGTCATGGTGGACAACGCACAACTCCAGGCCCGGGCAGAAGATCCCTCTGAATTCCATGTTGTGGACTGCATCGCGCCATTCAACATGGGGGCATTTGACCTCGTCCTAGGAATCTGGCTTTTGAACTATGCCAAGGACAAAACGGAGTTGTTGACTATGTGGCAGAACATTTTTCACAGCCTGAAGCCCGGCGGGCGGTTTGTCGGGGTCATTCCAAATTATGAAATACTACAGACGACTGCCTGTGGACAGGAATACCACTTTGGAGGAGTGACTTACAAAGTGCTTGAACGGATCACAGAAGGAACTCGCATTCAAGTTATTCTTGACACGACGGACCCGATAGCCTCCATCTGCTATATGCTTGAACCAGGGTTGCATGAGGAATGTGCCGCTCAGGCTGGATTCAGCAACTTGAGATGGGAACCACTTCCTAGTGAACTCGACGTGGACCTCggtcctctttttttccagATTGTTACTGCTTCGTGTTAA
- a CDS encoding uncharacterized protein (predicted protein), with product MTRSFRFANREGLLKRFFPWQHKSHACVPSAKTILAAAVIYVPALAFAKVGLVILYHRIINKQPGYTWTLHTISAIICGYSVAIMLALIFACNPIQRNWDSSITRGSCIDRGGLYIATAVTNIVSDFALVLVPVPLVLGLQMPRIQKFGLLCMFLVGCG from the exons ATGACACGATCGTTCCGGTTTGCTAACAGGGAGGGTTTGTTGAAAAGGTTCTTTCCCTGGCAACACAAATCGCATGCTTGC GTCCCATCCGCAAAGACCATCCTGGCCGCCGCCGTGATTTACGTGCCTGCCCTCGCATTCGCTAAAGTCGGCCTTGTTATCCTCTATCACCGGATCATCAACAAACAACCCGGTTATACGTGGACGCTTCACACTATTTCAGCTATCATTTGTGGATATAGCGTAGCGATTATGCTTGCCTTGATCTTTGCATGCAACCCCATCCAGCGGAATTGGGACAGCTCCATCACACGGGGTTCTTGTATTGATCGTGGTGGCTTGTACATTGCAACCGCGGTCACCAATATCGTGTCGGACTTcgctttggttttggttccTGTCCCGCTGGTGTTAGGCCTACAGATGCCGCGAATTCAAAAGTTTGGACTTCTCTGCATGTTCCTCGTTGGTTGTGGGTGA
- a CDS encoding uncharacterized protein (predicted protein), producing the protein MSTPNSPTQSPVAELCHSIETSFKSTSLGPDSWYLLTIACLSGSPDPELAKDLYLYVIQKEKNSTSAARQAFIRRIRETLVKCVSIVWCCKPIEARIAISQVEQEEDRDYSLTREYWQCDQANDERGMRCIMIENLRKKTHWHIGGTRRIGVSKEDTQVLWECIQRVACIFDLKMNKVPTVDAVEYDV; encoded by the exons CGAGCTATGCCACAGCATCGAGACCAGCTTCAAATCAACAAGTCTAGGACCCGACAGCTGGTACCTCCTCACAATCGCCTGTCTATCCGGTAGCCCCGACCCCGAGTTAGCCAAGGATCTATACCTCTACGtcatccagaaagagaaaaattcCACCTCAGCCGCCCGGCAGGCATTCATACGTCGCATCCGCGAAACCCTAGTCAAATGTGTCTCCATCGTGTGGTGCTGCAAGCCCATCGAGGCTAGAATTGCCATCAGTCAGGTTgagcaggaagaggacaGGGATTACAGTCTGACGCGGGAGTATTGGCAATGCGATCAGGCGAACGACGAGAGAGGCATGAGATG CATTATGATTGAGaatctgaggaagaagacccaTTGGCATATTGGAGGGACGAGGAGAATTGGGGTGTCGAAGGAAGATACACAGGTTCTGTGGGAGTGTATTCAACGCGTTGCTTGTATTTTCGACTTGAAAATGAATAAGGTCCCGACTGTTGATGCGGTGGAATACGATGTCTGA
- a CDS encoding FAD-dependent oxidoreductase (predicted protein) — translation MPSLSTLKLGAFLGLAAIAPSIEAADSSSCRCFPGDDCWPSVSTWDAFNQSVDGRLVATVPLATPCHTPNYDQTKCEALKEDWLLPEDHYQSSSSLMAPWFTNGTCDPYHPVSQPCTLGNFVRYAVNVSTPAHVAKTLQFANEHNIRFVIRNTGHDYNGKSTGAGALSVWTHHLKGIEFKDWKDEHYTGKAVKLGAGVQGFEAYEAANAQGLRVVGGECPSVGIAGGYSQGGGHSFLSSMYGLGADQVLEWEVIDGTGRLLVANRQNNTDLYWALSGGGGGTYGVVWSMTSKAYPDSQVSGLNLTFTTTGISDDTFYKAVELYNARLPSFVDQGIMSLNFMTNVSFSLSPMTAPGMPLEKLESLIKPFLNELKALGIKYQYHAESFPAYLDQFNAQAPLVEIAVAQYGSWLLPRSVVENNSTNRELIQSYRTILSTGANFTNVGLKVSKEVAGDVDNAVNPAWRNAISHMLLYTGWEFDQREKMVEAQKLMTEVLVPAFSKLAPESGAYLNEADFHQPDFKTAFFGNNYDKLRAIKAKYDPNDLFYALTAVGSDEWTVSESGRMCRV, via the exons ATGCCATCATTAAGCACCCTCAAACTGGGGGCTTTCCTCGGCCTTGCTGCCATTGCCCCCTCGATTGAGGCAGCTGACAGCTCATCTTGCCGTTGTTTCCCCGGGGATGATTGCTGGCCGTCAGTTTCGACCTGGGATGCTTTCAACCAGTCTGTCGATGGACGTCTTGTGGCCACTGTACCCCTCGCAACGCCGTGCCACACTCCCAACTACGATCAAACGAAATGTGAAGCTTTGAAAGAGGACTGGCTGTTGCCAGAGGACCA CTATCAATCCTCTTCGTCTCTGATGGCTCCATGGTTCACAAATGGCACATGCGACCCATACCACCCTGTTTCTCAGCCATGCACTCTTGGTAATTTCGTCCGATATGCGGTGAATGTCTCCACGCCTGCCCATGTGGCCAAGACATTGCAATTTGCCAATGAGCACAATATCCGTTTTGTTATTCGTAACACCGGCCATGA CTACAACGGAAAATCCACCGGTGCAGGTGCTCTTTCGGTCTGGACACACCACCTTAAAGGTATCGAATTCAAGGATTGGAAGGACGAACATTACACAGGAAAGGCTGTGAAACTCGGAGCAGGTGTCCAGGGTTTTGAGGCCTATGAGGCAGCCAACGCGCAGGGGCTTCGCGTGGTAGGTGGAGAGTGCCCTTCCGTCGGTATTGCTGGCGGATATAGCCAGGGAGGTGGTCACTCTTTCCTGTCGTCGATGTATGGACTGGGTGCGGACCAGGTCCTCGAGTGGGAGGTGATCGATGGTACTGGTAGGCTCCTCGTCGCGAACCGTCAAAACAACACTGATCTCTACTGGGCACTGTctggtggcggcggtgggaCCTATGGTGTTGTCTGGTCTATGACCTCTAAGGCTTATCCCGATAGTCAGGTATCTGGTTTGAACCTGACGTTCACCACCACTGGCATTTCTGACGACACGTTCTACAAAGCCGTGGAGCTCTACAATGCTCGTTTGCCTTCTTTCGTGGATCAGGGTATCATGAGTCTGAACTTCATGACCAAcgtctccttctctctctcaccGATGACTGCACCTGGTATGCCCctggagaagctcgagaGCCTTATTAAGCCATTCCTCAATGAACTGAAGGCCCTTGGCATCAAGTATCAATATCACGCGGAGAGTTTCCCCGCTTACCTTGACCAATTCAATGCCCAGGCGCCACTCGTTGAAATTGCAGTGGCCCAGTATGGCAGCTGGCTCCTCCCCCGGTCTGTCGTCGAGAACAACAGCACTAACCGTGAACTGATCCAGTCCTATCGGACTATCCTCTCTACGGGTGCTAACTTCACCAATGTGGGTCTTAAGGTGTCAAAGGAAGTCGCTGGCGACGTCGACAACGCCGTGAACCCGGCATGGCGCAATGCAATTTCCCACATGCTTCTGTATACCGGCTGGGAGTTTGACCagcgagagaagatggttGAGGCGCAGAAATTGATGACCGAGGTCTTGGTCCCTGCCTTCAGCAAATTAGCCCCGGAGTCTGGCGCTTACTTGAACGAG GCCGACTTCCACCAGCCTGACTTCAAGACTGCCTTCTTTGGCAACAACTACGACAAGCTCCGCGCAATCAAGGCCAAATACGATCCCAACGATCTCTTCTATGCGCTGACAGCTGTTGGCTCTGATGAGTGGACCGTCTCGGAAAGTGGAAGAATGTGCCGTGTTTAA
- a CDS encoding uncharacterized protein (permease of the major facilitator superfamily) translates to MPSSDVETSLDGDVKLEHAEELENVHSIDPELERRIVRKIDCRLLPTTAVIYLLCYLDRSNIGNAKILNSSTNDTLLESNNISNYQYTIAMMVFLVAYSVFEAPSNLALKIFEPRRWLGFLVIAFGAFCTGIGFTHNFAGLAALRFLLGAAEAGAFPGMIYYFTFWYKPAERASRIAVFMCSATLSGAFGGEDKLNWKDAKETLLSARLYAHYLTYLSISAGVASLSLFAPTIIAGLGYTDLQAQLFTVPPYAVAYVVTLGLAWLSDRLKCRGAIACGSQVMASVAFIIQAEAYTARYAFLVIATTGAFGGLPSLNAWVGDNIHTTTARSITTALNISFSGPGQIIGVWIYRAQDAPAYRLGHGVNADARY, encoded by the exons ATGCCCTCAAGCGACGTAGAGACCAGTCTCGATGGAGATGTAAAGCTTGAACATGCAGAGGAACTCGAGAATGTTCACAGTATAGACCCAGAACTGGAAAGGAG AATCGTTCGGAAGATCGATtgtcgtcttcttccaaccACCGCAGTGATATATCTCCTATGCTACCTCGATAGATCGAACATTG GAAACGCCAAAATCCTAAATTCGTCAACCAATGATACCCTTCTGGAAAGCAACAACATCTCGAACTACCAATACACAATCGCAATGATGGTTTTTCTGGTGGCCTATTCCGTATTTGAAGCGCCGAGCAATCTGGCCTTGAAAATCTTCGAACCGCGCAG GTGGCTGgggttccttgtcattgcTTTCGGTGCCTTCTGCACTGGAATTGGGTTCACGCATAATTTTGCAGGGCTGGCAGCGCTTCGATTTCTCCTGGGCGCTGCGGAAGCTGGTGCGTTTCCAG GCATGATTTATTACTTCACATTCTGGTACAAGCCCGCAGAACGTGCCAGTCGAATTGCAGTATTCATGTGCAGTGCCACACTGTCGGGTGCCTTTGGCGG CGAAGACAAACTCAACTGGAAAGACGCTAAAGAAACTCTCCTATCAGCAAGACTTTACGCTCACTACCTCACATACCTATCTATATCGGCCGGGGTAGCCTCGCTATCCCTCTTTGCTCCAACGATTATCGCAGGACTGGGCTATACCGACCTTCAAGCACAGCTCTTTACCGTTCCCCCGTACGCTGTTGCATACGTTGTGACACTAGGGCTGGCTTGGCTCTCAGACCGGCTGAAATGTCGAGGTGCCATTGCCTGTGGATCCCAGGTTATGGCCTCGGTGGCTTTTATTATCCAGG CTGAGGCGTATACTGCGCGCTATGCGTTTCTCGTCATTGCCACGACCGGGGCATTTGGCGGTCTACCCTCACTGAACGCCTGGGTGGGAGATAATATTCATACGACTACAGCTCGGTCTATCACAACGGCACTCAATATCTCCTTCTCTGGTCCAGGGCAGATCATCGGAGTCTGGATTTATAGAGCCCAGGATGCCCCGGCATACCGGTTGGGTCATGGTGTCAATGCTG ATGCAAGGTACTAG
- a CDS encoding lactonase family protein (predicted protein), with product MYSSLLLTLLATSTKHVLGEKHHLYSGFFSGSQLYGIQFDDETSTLTVVNNITTNSSDGSKWIAIDERRENVYVASGASYNSYTITSDLGLTLASNLTISDTCANLNHITSLSSSPYTVFGAPYSTGCSGQAITVDQSGALKAIVGSITYRNSSGVHGLAVDTDGTFIYSADDMGDAVWVHSFDKTTGAVEEVQYLAAPRGANPRHLAVHPRGNYVYVVYEKANQLAVYSRDASTGKLTYTNTTYPLIPSGYTNTSSYWSDEVAFSVSSAESPKYLFASTRSIISTSSPGYVTAFSLDATTGAIQEQLFLSQTTGSGGSANSVSPAIFSEDYFAITDSGSNFIEVWQVSVDGSAATVVAHLDLDNGPANVVWYS from the exons ATGTATTCCTCATTGCTGTTGACTCTACTTGCAACCTCCACTAAGCATGTTTTAGGTGAAAAACATCATCTATACTCAGGCTTTTTCTCAGGGTCGCAACTTTATGGTATTCAATTTGACGACGAGACTTCCACTCTGACGGTCGTCAATAACATTACCACCAACAGCTCCGATGGATCGAAATGGATCGCGATTGAT GAGCGACGGGAAAACGTCTATGTTGCTTCCGGAGCTTCCTATAACAGCTACACAATCACTTCCGACCTAGGACTAACTCTCGCGAGTAACCTCACAATATCTGACACTT GTGCGAATCTCAATCACATTACCTCATTATCTTCATCCCCATACACGGTCTTTGGCGCGCCATACAGCACCGGCTGTTCCGGACAGGCGATTACTGTAGATCAATCTGGCGCGCTCAAGGCCATCGTTGGTAGCATCACTTACCGGAACAGTTCTGGCGTACACGGCTTGGCCGTCGATACCGATGGCACCTTTATCTACTCGGCGGATGACATGGGCGATGCTGTTTGGGTCCATTCATTTGACAAAACTACTGGCGCTGTCGAGGAAGTGCAATACCTTGCGGCGCCACGGGGCGCCAACCCGCGGCATTTAGCAGTGCATCCCAGAGGAAATTATGTCTATGTCGTCTATGAAAAAGCCAATCAGCTCGCTGTTTACTCTAGAGATGCCAGTACTGGGAAGCTGACATATACCAACACCACGTACCCCTTAATCCCATCTG GCTATACAAACACATCATCTTACTGGTCCGACGAGGTCGCTTTCTCGGTCAGTAGCGCCGAATCGCCTAAATACCTCTTTGCCTCCACACGATCAATAATTAGTACATCTTCACCCGGCTACGTGACTGCCTTTAGCCTTGATGCAACCACTGGTGCTATACAGGAGCAACTGTTCCTTTCTCAGACGACCGGCAGCGGTGGTTCAGCTAATTCGGTCTCCCCTGCCATCTTCTCGGAAGACTACTTCGCCATCACGGACAGTGGCAGTAACTTTATTGAGGTTTGGCAGGTGTCGGTTGATGGAAGCGCGGCGACTGTGGTCGCTCACCTCGATCTGGACAATGGACCGGCGAATGTGGTGTGGTATAGTTAA
- a CDS encoding uncharacterized protein (dehydrogenases with different specificities (related to short-chain alcohol dehydrogenases)), with amino-acid sequence MHWNELKQEILERARSRTVIITGAGGGIGAATAREFNNYGSNVVLADIPALESNAKELIVSFAYPDNAVFIAVDIRDWQQMQSLFKKTMETFGSVDTVVANAGVMESEHVLDMENVDGEGHLRESEEASRVIDINLKGTLNTLRLAMHHMRFSSTTKNGQPSIVLVASTSGYFGGTGVAAYIASKHGVIGLLRASQLAAKKYGISITAVAPFFTPTAITSGLSERWKAAGLEANTPEMVGKVILQSALEDNNSGSCLLVAGRFLRELELTRGDLIPQWLGRDVKEFMDTAFNVIQETGGYALPKIRAKV; translated from the exons ATGCATTGGAACGAACTCAAACAAGAGATACTTGAACGTGCACGATCGCGAACGGTCATAATCacaggagcaggaggaggTATCGGTGCCGCGACGGCCAGGGAGTTTAACAATTACGGTTCCAACGTTGTCCTGGCGGATATTCCAGCCCTCGAGAGCAACGCAAAAGAGCTCATTGTGTCTTTCGCGTATCCAGACAATGCTGTATTTATTGCAGTCGATATACGGGATTGGCAGCAAATGCAAAGCCTGTTTAAGAAAACAATGGAGACATTCGGAAGTGTGGATACCGTTGTGGCCAATGCCGGCGTGATGGAATCGGAGCATGTTCTAGATATGGAGAATGTGGATGGCGAGGGACACCTGCGCGAGTCTGAAGAAGCATCCAGGGTCATAGACATCAATCTGAAGGGAACTTTGAATA CATTGCGGCTGGCCATGCACCATATGCGATTTTCGTCCACCACGAAGAACGGACAACCGTCGATCGTGTTAGTGGCATCTACATCAGGGTACTTTGGAGGGACTGGGGTCGCGGCATACATCGCTTCCAAGCACGGTGTTATTGGATTGTTGAGGGCATCACAGCTAGCGGCAAAGAAATATGGCATTTCCATCACAGCTGTTGCTCCCTTTTTTACACCAACTGCGATAACCTCTGGTCTTTCTGAGCGCTGGAAGGCTGCAGGATTGGAAGCCAACACGCCAGAGATGGTTGGGAAGGTCATACTTCAGTCGGCTCTAGAGGACAACAACAGTGGCAGTTGCCTGTTG GTTGCTGGGAGGTTTCTGCGCGAGCTAGAGCTTACCAGGGGTGATTTGATCCCACAGTGGCTAGGAAGGGATGTGAAGGAATTCATGGACACAGCGTTTAATGTAATTCAAGAAACAGGGGGCTATGCACTGCCAAAGATCAGGGCTAAAGTGTAA